The sequence AGCTCTATAATGACAAAAAGCTCATCCttccttgtttgtttctttcccttttgttctccctctctctccagctctgGCTCCTGCCCAGCCTTTGCTAAACACATTTCTAATCATGACAAGTGAAACCGAGGACGCTGAGAGTGAACGCTTGTCCGGGAATTATGGAGACGCGTCGTTTGAGTCGTGGCCAAGATGCCGGagcagagaggacagtgtggggGGTTACAGCCGTGACTCCTTCGATTCGTTCCGCTCCGGCGACGGGTTCGATCCACCGGCGGAGAGCACGGCAAAGCACAGAGCGTCCGTGACGGGACCTGACGGTAAATCTGGTGCTCACCACCACAGCTGAGCCGCAGAGTGAGAAACACGAGCCAAACGCACAAATCCACGTGCAAAATTAGCCCAGCCCGGGACTCGTTTCATTTCAATAGTGCCTGTAGTATCAGGTTAGGGGGGAAACGACCCGGTTCAGTTTCCacagtattgttttatttgtcacAAGCCAGTTTAGATTTTGGTGAAAAGCGAGAGGTTGGCAGCAACTGGACATATTCTACCATGAAGTGCAAACATGACTGCAAACTGGTCTGTATAGTTAAAGAAAACGTCCTATTTCCAATGGtttagttgtattattattgtcgtTATTGCTGCTGCTATTATAATTTGTGTGATCATTAACTCTTATTGACAGTTGAATTGCCAGTCAGAGGTTAGAGACGGTCAAGCCCCTCAGTCCCAGCCCTGTCCTGTCACGATGCCTCGAGTTCGATGtttcatttactttttaatCAATACGATGCAAAGGGGAAATCAGCACTGTGGCTGATTATACACCCGCAGCTCTGCCAGTCCCTGTTTCAAGTCGTCAGGTCACCAGGAGTCGTCAATAAGCTGGATAGTCATGGGTCCCCCCCGCCATCTCACTCTTTTTTCCCATTCCTCGTTTTCCAATGAAGAGTTTGAGCCACAGGAGGAGAACGAGAGCACGGCCGAGGAACTGCGAGGAAAATGGGTCCGGGTTCTCCGGGGCAAAGCCTCCCTCTCTGGTGCCGCCCAGAATCGCAGATCAGACAGCCGTCCGCACCGAGGTGAGTCAGACGCCATCGCTATCAGGGCCCGGGAAGCAGAACCGAGACTCGGGCAGACGGGTTCAGACGAGGCGTCGGAGAGTGTGGGAGGCCAGAAGAACAGTCAGTGTTTCTCTCCCATCTCAGACGAGGGCTGCAGTCCCTGCTTGGACACTCAAGTACATGTCTGAGTAAAGCTGGGGGCGCACTTTGTCTACTAGTGTTTAAAGATGATTTTCTGCTACACATCTTGGTATGAAAAGGCAAATGCTCGCGATCCTTCCATAAAGCGGAGTCGGTACGATGCTTtgaataagcattttaatttccCTGCCTAATGGGAACATTTATCCCCATTTTGGTTCCAATTAAAACAGTTCTTCCCGAGGTTTGTGTTTAACTCGATCAACTGGAGCAGATCAGTCAGAACACAGGCGGGTAATTGAAATGGAAGGAGTGAATCTGGATGACGAGGTATTGGTATAGTCGTGCCCGGTTGCCCGTCCCTTCAGAAACTAATCCTTTTAAGTCTATAAATATTAAAGCGGAGTGAGTGGAGTCCCCAGAGAGAGAACAGggtgctttctttctttcttcctctttTTCAAAGTCCTGTTTTATAACCGCAAGACAGTTTGGATCGATTGATTACAGATGTAAACCACGAAGAGCCGAGGTTTCAAACAGCTTGGAGGCCGAGGGGTTGTTTTGTGGATATTTTACTGCCTTGCAAAGTGTAACTCATTCGTACCCAGCTGCTTTCACACAGAAGACTGTAACCCAGAATGGAAGTGATGTTTTGCGAAATCACACATCACAGTCTCTTTCGGGTTTGTGTTAGTGTGGGTTAAGGACAAGTCCCTTACTTAAGTCAGATACCGGGGGGCAAAAGTTTGATGATTCATTTAGTTTCCGTCTGCTACCGAACACACTTAATAATGAAAAAACCAAACACAAATCCCGGAGTGTTTCATGAACACAGCAGTCCCACTGAACGTCAGGGTCACAGTGTGCTCAGGGTGGGTGTCAGTGACAGTGCTTTGTTATTTTGCTCCTGACAGATGTTTCCAAACTGGGCCCTGAGGAGAAGGACGCTTTGAGCTCCTACTGCAGAAGGAAGATCAGAGTCGTCCAGCAGCCCCAGAGAGCGCCCCCATCTGGAGGCCGCGGGGAACTGAGTCGGCGCATCTCGGCGGGTCGGGCGGCGCCGGGGGAATCTGCGGGCTGCGTCGTCCCGCCGCCGATGGTGTCGAGGCTGAAACTGAAGAGTTTAGTGGAGACCATGAAACAGGTAACGCCTATGGTCCGGTCTGAGAGATGCCTGAACGTCTCGCAGAAAACATCGCGTCTCGAGCCACTGCTGAGAAGCTTCCTGTCCTTTCTATGGTGACTTCATAGTCCAACTGGCACATTATATAACTGCCTCCTCACACGCCGGCTCACTACCTTTAAACCTGCGGATCTGGTTGTAATGGTACTGGCTGCTTGGTGGAGCAGATTCGACCGCAGGCCTTAGTGCTGGTAATCCACTGCAGCTTTGTTTTGCTCGGAACAGTAAATGAGAAGTTAACTTCATTACAGTGCGCGAGCTCACAGCCAGATTCAATTAACttgtgcaaaaaaaaacaatctgcgATAAAGAGAGGGAATGTGGCGCGATTTTGGGCTTTAATTAGAATTACTGGCTCATCGGGAGTgaatcaatagaagaatataaAAATTGACTTCCCTTCCTTATTTATTCTCCTCGTGAATTTCAGCCCTGCACAAACTGTTAATGAAATCGGGGCATTGATATGTTTTAAGCCAAGTAATAATCTGTTGGAGTTGGATGGTGTTCAGAATTGctcaccttttatttttttctctttaccaAATTCTTGCCCTCCATCGGCGGTGTGGCATCAGGCCGTGGCGGTGGACATGCACGACCCGGGCCGCTGCGGACCCTGTCTCCACACACGGGCTGCTCTCGCCAGAAACGCTTTCATCAGAACAAAGAAGACCCG is a genomic window of Amia ocellicauda isolate fAmiCal2 chromosome 10, fAmiCal2.hap1, whole genome shotgun sequence containing:
- the LOC136759707 gene encoding uncharacterized protein C8orf48; this translates as MTSETEDAESERLSGNYGDASFESWPRCRSREDSVGGYSRDSFDSFRSGDGFDPPAESTAKHRASVTGPDEFEPQEENESTAEELRGKWVRVLRGKASLSGAAQNRRSDSRPHRDVSKLGPEEKDALSSYCRRKIRVVQQPQRAPPSGGRGELSRRISAGRAAPGESAGCVVPPPMVSRLKLKSLVETMKQAVAVDMHDPGRCGPCLHTRAALARNAFIRTKKTRLDTVLLQDKFEEAVFTKDPICLIGEILRDLPKLSDDPSEIWRALTTQHKCSPPRDS